Genomic window (Balearica regulorum gibbericeps isolate bBalReg1 chromosome Z, bBalReg1.pri, whole genome shotgun sequence):
AGTTCCCGCACTCCCGCCCCCGCTATAGCGACGCCCGGCCTCCTTTCGGGACCCTCTAGTGGCGTCTGTCCTCCCGATGGGCCCTCTAGTTTAGCCCGGCCGCCTCCCGGGCCCCTCCAGCGGCACCTGGCCTCCCTACAGACCCTCATATTGGGGCCTGTCGTTCCCCCCGCCCGCCTCATCTACCCCCATCAGCGGCCCCATCACTCCCTTCAGACCCCTGTGGAAACCTCCTGGCTTCCCTTCTCCCCCGGTAGCCGGCGCTTGGCCTCCCCCCGCCGTGCGTTCCTTGTCGCAGCGGCTTGGCTTTTCTCAGGGCACTGTGACACCAGCCTCGTCTGCCGCCTCCCCCCCATCCCAATATTAGTGGCTTCGCCGAACCCCCTCACCCGCCCCGGTTGCAGTCCTCCAGCAGTGGCTTGGCCTTCCTAACCCGTATAGCAGGGAGTTCGACCGTACCTGCCATCCTCGTTGCAGCCCGCATCCCCATCCCTTGTAGCCGCCGTGTCCTCAACCCCTGCACTTTCCCAGCAGAGCGCCGTGCGTGCCGGCACCCCTGGCACCGATGGCGGGGCTGCTGCCATGTTGTGGGGAGAGCCTCGTGGGGGAGAGGGACGTCCCTCCTAGGTACAGAGAGGGGGCACTGGCCTGCCCTGTCTCCGCAGGGGATGGGGTACAGGAGGCTGGCTCTGGGCTGACCTGCAGATAACAGTGCCTTAGCACTGCATGCTTGGACACCTTGGGCTTTCTGTGGTGCGGAGGGGGGTGCCCTATGCAGATTAGGCGGGCATTGGTCAGGATGCCAGTAGAGGGACCCTGCCTTGGCAGAGAGGGGCGCTACGAGtctgtctggttttgttcacTTCCCCTTGGAGACCCCCTTTTTTGTTCATTATGTGCCTTTGTTGACCTGTTTCTTGCTGGCCACGTGTCCTGCCTGCAACCCCTGACTTGATTTCTCCCCTGTGACCTGCACTGTTTCATGAAATAATCTGGGCCTTGGCCTTTCACGTAGGCTGGCCAGTTGTGAGGCTGAGAACCTGTTTCTGTAACATACCCAAGCTGCTGAAGGCGAGCTGTGCCAGTGTTCATTGTGTGCACATTCTGGTGCAGCTCATAGGCTGCAGCTGTGGTCAGTATCCCACTGGCTTCTGTTCCCAGTAACCTCAGCTCACCCGTTCTCTGTTTTTCCCTGAGGTACAGCCTGTATTTTTTTACCTCATCCTACTTATGCCCAACCCTTTACCCTTCCACGGCCTCTCGGTGCACAGGCTGCCCTGTGGCGGTGTGTTCTTGCTGTGGGTATGTGCCGAGGAAGACTGGGATACCAGTGACTCCTCAGCTTGAGTAGGACATTCTTGCTGATCTTTTGGGTGTGGCTTTTCGGGATCCCCAACTCTGATAGCTCAGAGTGCCCTTTGGAGGAAAGGTTGTAGCTAATTGTGGTGAGGGTATCTTTGTGCAGCAATTATAGTGGGAGTTTGTATTAATGGATCTGTTTTACTTTTCAGCACTGAGAATGGAGAACTATAAGAAGACTAAAATTGTGGAGAAACCTTGTCCTCTTCCTTTCACTGACCTGCCCCCTGATATTATTGAAATGAAAGTGAAGGACGGGAGCAAAATCAGAAATCTGATGGGTTATGCTATCAGCAAGATGGAGCTGGACTCAGTGAGACAGATCCTTTTCACTGGCTCAGGCAAAGCCGTCAGCAAGGCCATTACCTGTGTGGAAATCATGAAACGAAGGCTCAAAGAGCTGCACCAGATCACTAAAGTGCTCTTCAAACAGATTGAAGAGATCTGGGAACCCATTGTGCCTGAGGCAGGCCTTGATGCCTTGACAGTGAAGAGAAACATTCCTGCCATATGTGTCCTACTCAGCAAAGACGCCCTTGATCCTCAGGAGCCGGGATACCAGGCTCCCGGCTCTTTTGATGCCTTCTGGATTGAGACACTTAAAGAGGAGTCCCAGGGCCAAATGAAGAGGAAGCAGGGTGGAGGCAGGGGAGCTGGCAGCATGGGAAAGCACCCTCGGTCCACTGGAAGAGGGCTGGGGGAGTCCTGCTCCAAGTCCTGAGACAATGATGCTGAGTTTGGGTGTGGTTTGGGGGAGTTACGGAAAGAATCCAGCTGCAgtagctggaaagctgctgctgaacatGGGGGTTTGCAAAGTTGTTaggggagggcaggagaagTTAACTGTTTCACAATGGATGTGATTATAGCTGtctgaaactgtattttgacAACTTGCCTTAAACGCtgctgggctgtgctccttAGCCTGCAGTTCAGGGAAGGCAGAAGTCATCTCTGCTTGAGCGAGGAGTGTTGGCGTCTTGTCAGCGAGCCCTGGCGATCGGCTGCTCACTGAGCGGAGCTCCAGCAGCTTGGGGCGGCGCGGCAGCCCAGGCAGCGGCACACCCGCCAGGCACCTGTGTGTGAGGTGGGTGGAGGTGGCTCTCACTGTGGTGCAGAGGGGAGACGGGACCTGACGTGGATTCCCCTGGCGGCTGCTCATGTGAGTGGACAGTGGGGCACTGGGCTGGGTCTGCCACGTCAGTGCCTGAAAGTCCATCTTCTGCTGAGCCCATCAGGTGGTTTGAACGTGGAACTGCGGGAATACAACTGTGTGATTGTGTGTGCATTGCACCCCTTGTGTCCTCCTTTCACCTCGGTGGACCTGACAGCTACGCACCTCTCTGCCAAAGTGGCAGGAGTCAACTCATGTCATAACCAGCTTGAAATCCTGTAGCTGTGCAAGTGCCCTGGGGTGGTGACAATGGTAAGCTTCAAAGGACCCtgttctttcccctttctgctcctttaaaatgcacagagatgggtttaaaataaagtttcctTTTCATGTAATGTGAATTTTGTCATGTCTTCCTCATCCCACTGGAGGTCACCCTGTAAGCGTTGCTGGTGGGATTGTGGCTGCCGGCTGAAACTTTGCTCTTTCAGCTCTCCTTGAGGAAGAGGGGACCTGCTGGTCCACAGTTATCCCTCTCATAACTAAACAGACCCTGATGCGAGGGGGAgagtttttcttcctgcctttgctGTTCATCTTTAATATCCAATTAAGATCAAGGTTGCTTTTTTCCTGGGAAGCTTGttgctattttttgttttgttcttttaaactAACTAGAACTGCAGTCTCAAAAATAGCCCAAACTCCGCTGAGTGAGGCACAGGATGGAGCATCTTTTCTTGCGCAATGGTTTCCCttctggagcagctctggtaaGTAATGCCGGGCAGGAAGAAAGGGCTGTTCCCTCTCGCCAGAACAACCCCGGCTCACAGCGGGTCTGGAGCACTGCCTGTCCTGCCCGCTCTTCCCTGGTTGGTGCCTGTGTTGGCCTGTGCAGAGCTCCAGCTGGACCTGGTGCTCTGCTTTGTCCATTCAATGGGAAATGGTGCAAGCATTCAAAGAAGGGATTTTACCTAAACCGAGGAAGCAGGAGAGAGACTCTGTTACCCGTGCAACCCAGCGCCCTCAGAGGCAAGGCTTCACCTTGCATCACGGTGAACTTGCACACCAGCCGAGTGCCCAGTGCGAGCTGGACAGTGCCAGGTTTACacgcctcttcctcctccccttcccctggtAGACCTGTCgtgctctgccctgctgttGTCCCCGGAGCTAACGAGGTGGTCGGGGAAATGTCCAGACCTCTCTGCTGCACTAGTGCAGGTGAAACCTGGGGGTGGGGCAGAGTTAAGCTGATTTATCTTGATGctgttcccagctgctgctcccttAGATGTAAGGAGGAGACTGCTTTTCTTGACTAATTAGATTAGCGATAAATGCCAAGGAAAGATGCTCGAGTGCCTGATGAGACTGCTTCTGACACTGCAACAAGcagtgtgtttgtgtttgtttactgTTAAAATCACCCTCTTAGCGGAGAGCCAGATCCTCAAACAGCCTGTGTAATCCTCCCTCGTGGCGGTGGCACATTTAACGCCTTCTCATCAAAACAGCTAAgtgataattatttttgtttcactgtttgAAAGTTACCCTTGGCTGACTGCAGCCGCTCTCCTTTCTGTGTGCTGTGGCACGCAGCAGTGCCGGAGCTTTCCTTCCCCCGGCTGGAGAGGGAGCAGCTGCCTGTCCATCCCTGAGCCCCCTGAGCAGCCCATCGGGTCAGCCAGGAGGGGTCCCTGGCTGTCTGAGGGATCTGCTCTTCATccagctgcctccctcccccggTGTCACACACTGTGTGGGGCTGCCCGGACAGACAGGCCCCCCTGTGCCCTGAGAGGGTGCAGCAGATCCCCTCATGTCTCCACTGTGTGTCTGTGCCGCCAGACGGACATGTGGCCCAGCCGCGGCTTTTCAGAGCAGTTGCGGGTGCTGGGACCTGATccctgggggtccccagcaACCCCCACAGCTGTGGGGAGAGCCCCTGTGTGCCCCAGCTGCTTCCCCTCTGTGCCACATCTGTGTCTTTCAGCCAGGGTGACACCCCACACCAGGGCGTCTCTGGCTCCGATCCCCATATGCAGGCTGGCGGTTGCagctcagcagggctgtgctgtcccgtgcctcagtttccccctgCACAGGACAGGGAGAAGCCAACTGTGTCTatgcggctgctgctgcccaggtcCCTGGGGTACTGAGTGTCCCTAAATGACCTGTCCCCCCTCCACAGACTGCAGCAGCGCCTGTGcccacctctgcctgcctgcgACCCCCATGTCCCGGCAGGGACCCCAGCCTAGTTGCTCCACCCTcaggtatgtgtgtgtgtacgtgtgcacatgtgtgtgcaaatgtgtgtgcacatgtgtgtacaggggcagggcaggcagcagcaggtggTTAAGGGCAGGacgaggcagcagcagggagagccaGGCAGTGCCCCCTGggcctggcagagctgggcagatcAGGGCCAGGCTGAGCAGGTAAGGGCAGCGTGGGCCACGCAGGCAGGGCAGTACAGGCAGAGGCGATAGAGGCAGCATGGGCAGtgtggggaaggcagggcaggcagagcagtaCAGGCAGCACGGGCAGGACAGGGCTACAAAGGAGGACAAGCGTGGCAGCATGGGCAGGACAAGCAGGACGGTACAGGAGGGCCCGCAGGACGGAAGAACAGCAcgggcaggacaggcagggctgtACCAGTAGCAGAGACAGGGCAGTACAGGCAGCGGGGGCAGTACAGGCAGGACAGGAGGGGCAACGTGGTACAGGCAGCctgggcagctggggaaggacggggccggggccgggccagGCCGGGCCGGCAGAGCGCGCGCTGCCCAGCGGCGCTCCCCGCCGCTCACGTGGGCGCCGGCCGAGGGGGCGGGCCCTGAGCCGAGCTCTGGCCCAATGGCACACGACGGATGGGGGGCGGCCACCAatggcggggggcggggcgggggcggggcgccATCAGGGCCCGCCCCCCAGTGCCGGCGGGAGGGAGCGGGCAGCGCGCGGGGCTGCGGCACCCACCGGGCGGCCCGCGGCGGGACCGCGCCTGGGGTCCGCACCGGCACCGAGCACCGCGGCCCCGCTCCGCAGCGGGACTCCGCGCCGTGCACCAGGGCCCGGTGCCGGCACACCGCTCCGCGCCGGCAGCCTGTGTCGGGACCCCGCTCTGCACTCGGACCCGgcagcgccgcccgcccgcccgccggcgGGGTCCCGGCGGTTCCTGGGGCGGAGCGGAGGCAGGTAGGTAGCGCCGGGGCCCCGCGACGGGAGGGCGAATTCGGCGGGACCTGTTGCTGGCCGGTGCCCCGCTGCTGGCCGGGGACTCCGCGGGTGTCCCGCTCCTCGGCGGGGCGGGGGATTAGAAGCACCGAGGACCCCCAAAATCGGGGCTCTGCCCGACCCGAGTAAAAAAGCACAAGAGGGGGCTGCCCCCAGCTGCTCGCCCCGTTTGGGGGTGCAGGACCTCACAGCGGGGTCCAGGCGGCCGGAGAAGCAGGTAGAGGGTGGAGAGGGGACAAGAGCTGGGCCAAGGCTGCCCAGAGCCACCCGGGGATGCCCCGGAGAGGGGGGGTTTGGGATGCGATGAGGCGATGGGTCTCCCACTGGGGACACCTCCGGCTTAGTGGCCCCCgcaggggacaggaggggacaGCTGGGGTGTGGGACGCTGGAAAGGACCCTGCAAACAGCAACTGACCTGGGTGCTGCTGTAGCTTCCAAACCCCAGAGGAGCCCCATGGGCCCTGGGGTCGCTGCCTGCTGGTCCCCCCCACAGCCCGTCCTGAGGGTCTCAGGCAGCCTGTCCCCTTGTGCCGGCGGTGACAGTCACTTTCTTCCTTCCAggtgcaggagggaggagaggggtgtCTGTGTCCCCACTGCCCTGCTAGAGGAGGAGAAGTGGAGAGGAAGCGCTGATCAATCCTTCCCAGCGGCACAGTGaagcccaggacacagctgcGAGTGGCCAAACTGTGGTGGGGCGATGCTGTCCTGCTGCCCGCCtggccccagccccatcccagcaccGCAGCTGTCCCCTTTGTCCCCTGCCAATGCCGGCAGGTGGAGGCTTCGTGCTTGATCGCTGCGTTGGCATCCTaagtgtggggctgagctgccggccCCGCTTTTTCCTGTGGGGCAGTGGCCATGGGGGCTGCTCTCTCCACTGGAGCGGTCGTGGCCATCTCTTTTAACTCTGTCATCGCATTGCTTATCCTCatcctcttcttcatcctctgcAAGGCCTGCAGGACCCCCTCGTGCCCCAGGAAGAGTCCAGCTTCTGACATAGATGAAACAAGGAATGAAGAGAAGTACTTGCTGCAGCCCTGATCTGCCTGGGGACTTGGGTACCCGGCTGTGCCAAAGCAGTCGCACCAGCCTGGATGCCTGTATTGGGATTGGGGCGCTGCTCCGGGCACAATGAGAGCAGATGGGATGCCGAGCTGCTTGCAGGGGCTGTGACACGGGGCACAGCCCTTCAACTGCGTGATTTTGGTGTATGAAGTCCCTGCAGATGCCCACAGTAACCATGGGGATGGAGAGACAGTGGTTAGGGATGTGCTATGGGGATAATCCTGCCTGTCCCAGTGGCCAGCGAGCTCAGCAAGAGTCCTGCCCTCAAGCACACCCCGTGTTTGGGGACAGCCTGTGGGCTCCTCCCTGGGACTCGTGGCCTGGGCCAGTGGCAGCTGCGTTGCAGACCTGAGTGAGGCCAATCTGGAGCTTGGAGAGGGGAGGCAGTGCAGCTGGCACAGGCGCCTGGCCCCGAGTGGGCTGGCTGCCCCATGGTGGGACGTGTTCGGGGGATCCCAGCAGCCCTGGTCCTACTGGCAGAGTGGGGTATTACTGGTCTGGATGTCTTTGGGGATGGTGTTGGGGTGCCATGTGCCCCCAGCTTCAGGAGGGCATTTGGCACCATCTGCCCCAGCAGCCACAAGAGGGTCTGCATGGTCTGTTTGTCCCCGATCTGTCTGTTAGTCCCCTTCAGCATTAGCACCAACACTGCCAAGCAAACAGCCCTCCTCCTTGCTGAGTgtgtgtccctgcctgccctcctgcctgctcccacctGAGGCCAGCCAGCGGGGTTTGACCTGTCTGTGGGCAGCAGACGTGCCCTCAATGGCATCCCCACCCCTGCTGAGAGCAGCCTGGGATGGCTTTTTGGTGGGGAGGTGGAGACACGGGGAGATAAAGGTGCCTGGACAGACAGCATTGAAAGGTGTTCCCAGCCCTGTCGCTCCCTGGGGACTGCAGTGGCTCTGTGGGGAGGGATGCCGGTGGTCTGGCTTGTCCCCAAGCCTGGGAGCTGCAttcccccaccctgcctgcagGTACTGTGGTTTTGGAAGGCTCTGCCCTGTCCATCCTAGAGCCCAGCAACAGCCAAGGTctctgctggcacagctgcttCAATAAGGGGATAGAGGGGTGGGCTGTGCTTGGAGGGAGGCTGGCCAGGGTCGCTGTGCAAGCTTGGCCAAGCCTGGCATAGCCTGCGGTTCCTCCCCATGTCAGGTGTAGCTAACACATCCCTTTGCAGCGTTGTTTTTACTAGACTAATAAACTGATTGTAGGACCCAGGTGGTGTCTCTGAGCTCTGCCCACCGTCTGAAAAATTTGGGGGAGGTGGTGTGTCCTGCTTGTCCCACAGGACTGAGGAGtggctgccccagggctggtTGCTGATGTCCCTGCGGGACTGCAGGTGGTTTGCCGGGTGATGGTGATGAGGAAGGGCTCATGTTGGCATCTGTCCATGGCTTTTAAATGCTGGGTGAGAAACCTGGCTGGGTATTTCATGCCCGCAGCATGTCTGCCTGGGCTGGGCGCACGTGGCTGTCTGCAGGGAGCACCCCCCAACCCTGGTGCTTGAAGCTCCAGAGTTTCCAAGCCGTGCCCTTAAGTTAAGGGATGCTTGCGGGGAACACAGGCCAGCTGAGGGGGTGGAGGAGAGCTGTCACCACCCCTGACCAGTGGAATGAGCACCTCTGGTCCCCAGTCCCAGCAGCTGTGTGCAAGGCTCCAGTGGTGACGGCCTGTCCCTGCTCATCAGCATGCGGTGAGGCCACCGCGGCTCCTGCTGCCACCGCAGCCGTGTAGCAGCTAATCCCTCTGCCGCAAAGCGTCGGACTGGTGAGAAGGCTCTGCAGACCCCAGCGCCCAGGCGTTCCCgcagctgccagctgagcaGAGGTGGCTGAGCCCCACGCCGAGTgctcctggggagaggggagctgtGAGCATCCCAAAGCTGGtggctggcagctgctgtgATACGCTGGCTGGAGTGGTGGCATGTCCCTCTCCCACAGGCATGGGGGGGCCAGGCCAGATCCCCAGCCACCCTCTGGCTTAGGCTGCCACCCCAAAGTCCAGAGGGCCGTGCGTGGCTGACCTCACAAatggctgtggggctgcagctCAGTGCTCAGTTTCTCTGGCCACATTTCACGGCGGGACTGGCTGCCATCAAGCTGCAGCCCTGAGGTttccctggggctggtgggacCAGCCCTCACCTGCCCTTCATGGGGCAGCCCTCACCTGCCCCTCACCCAGTGCAAGCCCAGCCAGGGGTGGGGAAGAGCTGAGGGCTGTGGGGCTCTGGGGGACCGAGCATGGTGACATCTGCCTGACCCCAGAGATGACTGCACACCACGGCTCTCCCAGCACCTCTCTTTATTTG
Coding sequences:
- the RPP25L gene encoding ribonuclease P protein subunit p25-like protein, which codes for MENYKKTKIVEKPCPLPFTDLPPDIIEMKVKDGSKIRNLMGYAISKMELDSVRQILFTGSGKAVSKAITCVEIMKRRLKELHQITKVLFKQIEEIWEPIVPEAGLDALTVKRNIPAICVLLSKDALDPQEPGYQAPGSFDAFWIETLKEESQGQMKRKQGGGRGAGSMGKHPRSTGRGLGESCSKS
- the ENHO gene encoding adropin; protein product: MGAALSTGAVVAISFNSVIALLILILFFILCKACRTPSCPRKSPASDIDETRNEEKYLLQP